In the genome of Cupriavidus malaysiensis, one region contains:
- a CDS encoding DUF2795 domain-containing protein, with protein MTEKLKQHDTAHRASDTGPSPIELQRALKGVDYPASRQALIEQATRAKAGKPILRELERLPDRRFESPAEVSREIGKMH; from the coding sequence ATGACCGAAAAGTTGAAGCAACACGACACTGCGCACCGCGCAAGCGACACCGGGCCGAGCCCGATCGAGCTGCAGCGCGCCCTGAAAGGGGTGGACTATCCAGCCAGCAGACAGGCACTGATCGAGCAGGCCACCAGGGCAAAGGCCGGCAAGCCGATCCTGCGCGAGCTGGAACGGTTGCCGGACAGGCGCTTCGAGTCGCCCGCCGAGGTCTCGCGCGAGATCGGCAAGATGCATTGA
- a CDS encoding BON domain-containing protein: MMRIPYRIQLATLAALLAVAAGASAQTYGAPADNRSSGYSSGTTGADGTSGSNQPITDSTVTTKIKTKLLATKDLKSTGIHVVTKNGMVTLTGSVPSDAEHATALQVVRSVDGVRDVNDELNVQAR, translated from the coding sequence ATGATGAGAATCCCGTATCGAATCCAACTTGCCACCTTGGCCGCATTGCTCGCCGTTGCCGCGGGCGCCTCTGCGCAGACGTACGGCGCTCCCGCCGACAACCGTAGCAGCGGCTACAGCAGCGGCACGACGGGCGCTGATGGCACCTCCGGCTCCAACCAGCCGATCACCGACAGCACCGTAACCACCAAGATCAAGACCAAGCTGCTCGCGACCAAGGACCTCAAATCGACCGGCATCCACGTCGTCACGAAGAACGGCATGGTGACGCTGACCGGCAGCGTGCCCAGCGACGCGGAACATGCGACCGCCTTGCAGGTGGTCCGTTCGGTCGATGGCGTGCGTGATGTGAACGACGAACTGAACGTGCAAGCGCGCTGA
- a CDS encoding glycosyltransferase, whose amino-acid sequence MKKRLRVLTWHVHGNYLYYLSQIPHELYLVTRPGFPPGYAGRCGALPWGPNVHEVAADRLAGLEVDCVLYQHRDHYHRDRLEWLTPAQRRLPAIYLEHDPPQAHPTATLHPVQDPQTLLVHVTPFNALMWDSGPTPARVIEHGVLIDPAVRYDGGLARGVCAVNHLGRRGRRLGVDLFRAARQAVPIDLVGMASEEEGGLGEIPNPELPAFLSHYRFFFHPVRYTSLGLALVEAMAIGMPVVALAVTEVATVIRSGVNGIADTRPEVLIGAMRALLADPEFARELGREGMRTARKRFGIERFVADWDTALREVAG is encoded by the coding sequence ATGAAAAAGCGCCTGCGCGTCCTCACCTGGCATGTCCACGGCAACTACCTGTACTACCTGTCGCAGATTCCACATGAGCTGTACCTGGTCACCCGGCCCGGATTCCCGCCGGGTTATGCCGGGCGCTGCGGCGCGTTGCCCTGGGGGCCGAACGTCCACGAGGTGGCGGCCGACCGGCTCGCCGGGCTGGAGGTGGACTGCGTGCTGTACCAGCACCGCGACCACTACCATCGCGACCGCCTGGAGTGGCTGACGCCGGCCCAGCGCAGGCTGCCGGCCATCTATCTCGAACACGATCCGCCGCAGGCCCATCCCACCGCCACCTTGCACCCGGTGCAGGACCCGCAGACCTTGCTGGTGCATGTGACCCCCTTCAACGCGCTGATGTGGGACAGCGGTCCGACCCCGGCCCGCGTGATCGAGCATGGCGTGCTGATCGATCCCGCGGTCCGCTATGACGGCGGCCTGGCACGGGGTGTGTGCGCGGTCAACCATCTGGGCCGGCGCGGCCGGCGACTGGGCGTGGATCTGTTCCGTGCGGCCAGGCAGGCTGTGCCGATCGACCTGGTCGGCATGGCGTCGGAGGAGGAGGGCGGCCTTGGCGAGATTCCGAACCCGGAGTTGCCGGCCTTCCTGTCGCACTACCGCTTCTTCTTCCATCCGGTGCGCTATACCAGCCTCGGCCTGGCGCTGGTGGAAGCCATGGCGATCGGCATGCCGGTGGTGGCGCTGGCGGTCACGGAAGTCGCGACCGTGATCCGCAGCGGCGTCAACGGCATTGCCGACACGCGGCCGGAAGTGCTGATCGGGGCCATGCGCGCCTTGCTGGCAGACCCCGAGTTCGCCCGCGAACTGGGGCGCGAGGGCATGCGCACGGCGCGCAAGCGCTTCGGCATCGAACGCTTTGTCGCCGACTGGGATACCGCGCTGCGGGAGGTGGCCGGCTGA
- a CDS encoding glycosyltransferase family 9 protein codes for MVATSVETAGRGRRIAVFRALQLGDLLCAVPALRALRQGEGGAEIALVGLPWARTFVERYRPLVDRFVAFPGAPGFPEQAAPAGRLAAFLAQMREERFDLALQMHGSGQRSNRIVRAFGAAAWAGFGTHAGSAAPGPRLLPWPGGHEIERLLALTSSLGYRPCGAGLEFPLQAADFTGWDQLARTHGLAAGAYVCIHPGARLPSRRWPVDRFAAVARSLRKPWRIVVTGAAEEADLARTLCAAVGAGTVNLCGQTSLGSLAVLLRRARLLVCNDTGVSHLSAAVGGRSVVVSCGSESARWAPLDHGRHIVLADQPPCRPCGFHDCPYGHICALRIEPAAVVGAAMALLRQGDEG; via the coding sequence ATGGTCGCGACCAGCGTGGAGACGGCAGGCAGGGGGCGGCGTATCGCGGTGTTCCGTGCGCTGCAGCTCGGCGACCTGCTGTGCGCGGTGCCCGCCCTGAGGGCGCTGCGGCAGGGAGAGGGCGGCGCCGAGATTGCACTGGTCGGGCTGCCGTGGGCGCGCACCTTCGTCGAGCGCTACCGTCCCCTGGTCGACCGCTTCGTGGCTTTTCCGGGCGCGCCGGGCTTTCCCGAGCAGGCCGCGCCAGCCGGCCGGCTGGCCGCCTTCCTCGCGCAGATGCGCGAAGAACGCTTCGATCTCGCGCTGCAGATGCACGGCAGCGGCCAGCGCAGCAATCGCATCGTGCGGGCGTTCGGCGCGGCAGCGTGGGCCGGCTTCGGCACGCATGCAGGCAGCGCGGCACCGGGTCCGCGGCTGCTGCCGTGGCCGGGCGGCCATGAGATCGAGCGCCTGCTGGCGCTGACGTCCAGCCTCGGCTACCGGCCTTGCGGTGCCGGGCTCGAGTTTCCGCTGCAGGCTGCCGATTTCACCGGCTGGGACCAACTGGCGCGCACGCACGGCCTCGCGGCCGGCGCCTATGTGTGCATCCATCCCGGCGCGCGCCTGCCATCCCGGCGCTGGCCGGTGGACCGCTTCGCCGCCGTGGCGCGCAGCCTGCGCAAGCCGTGGCGGATCGTGGTGACGGGAGCGGCGGAAGAAGCCGATCTCGCGCGCACCCTGTGCGCGGCGGTCGGCGCCGGCACGGTCAACCTGTGCGGGCAGACCTCGCTCGGCAGCCTGGCCGTGCTGTTGCGCCGGGCCCGCCTGCTGGTCTGCAACGATACCGGTGTGTCGCACCTCAGTGCCGCCGTCGGCGGGCGCAGCGTGGTGGTGTCCTGCGGCAGCGAAAGCGCGCGCTGGGCGCCACTCGACCACGGGCGCCACATCGTGCTGGCGGACCAGCCGCCGTGCCGGCCGTGCGGCTTTCACGATTGCCCGTACGGGCACATCTGCGCACTGCGCATCGAGCCGGCCGCGGTGGTCGGCGCGGCGATGGCACTGCTGCGGCAAGGAGATGAAGGATGA
- a CDS encoding glycosyltransferase family 2 protein, whose protein sequence is MSLPVRLSVVIATYRRPALLARCLAAVSRQAGCPPYEVVVADDGCQQEVERLVSALAAAPGGAGPVAWQYLAVPRTRGPAAARNAGWRMARGEVIAFTDDDTIADAAWLAQGWKTLEAVPDAAAAAGKVLVPLSRRPTDHERNTGGLMDAEFVTANCFVRRAALERLGGFDERFQRAWREDSDLHYRLLEHTLPVVAAGAALVVHPVRPARWGSSIAEQSKVYFDALLYKKHPLLYRRRIRARPPWHYYASTASVLLTVVAALAGRPALAGAAAAAWAALTAAFCARRLRGTSHAPGHVVEMAATSALIPLCSVYWRLRGGLAFRTVFL, encoded by the coding sequence ATGAGTCTCCCGGTGCGCCTTTCCGTGGTCATCGCGACGTACCGGCGGCCGGCGCTGCTGGCGCGCTGCCTGGCCGCCGTCTCCCGCCAGGCCGGCTGCCCGCCCTACGAGGTGGTAGTGGCCGACGATGGCTGCCAGCAGGAGGTGGAGCGGCTGGTGTCCGCGCTGGCGGCCGCGCCGGGCGGCGCCGGGCCCGTGGCCTGGCAATACCTGGCGGTGCCGCGCACCCGGGGCCCGGCGGCGGCGCGCAATGCCGGCTGGCGCATGGCGCGCGGCGAGGTGATCGCTTTCACCGACGACGACACCATCGCGGACGCGGCCTGGCTGGCGCAGGGATGGAAGACACTGGAAGCGGTGCCCGACGCCGCCGCCGCCGCCGGCAAGGTGCTGGTGCCGCTTTCGCGCCGGCCGACCGATCACGAGCGCAATACGGGGGGGCTCATGGACGCCGAGTTCGTGACCGCCAACTGCTTCGTGCGCCGCGCCGCGCTGGAGCGTCTCGGCGGCTTCGACGAGCGTTTCCAGCGCGCCTGGCGCGAAGATTCGGACCTGCACTATCGCCTGCTCGAACACACCTTGCCGGTGGTAGCCGCCGGCGCGGCGCTGGTCGTGCATCCGGTGCGGCCCGCGCGCTGGGGCAGCAGCATCGCCGAGCAGTCCAAGGTCTACTTCGACGCGCTGCTCTACAAGAAGCATCCGCTCCTCTACCGCCGCCGCATCCGGGCCAGGCCACCGTGGCATTACTACGCGAGCACGGCCAGCGTGCTGCTGACGGTGGTGGCGGCCCTGGCCGGCCGGCCGGCGCTGGCCGGGGCGGCGGCGGCGGCGTGGGCGGCGCTCACCGCAGCGTTCTGCGCGCGGCGGCTGCGCGGCACCAGCCATGCCCCCGGCCATGTCGTGGAGATGGCCGCGACGTCGGCGCTGATCCCGCTCTGTTCGGTGTACTGGCGGCTGCGCGGGGGGCTGGCCTTCCGCACGGTCTTTCTCTAG
- a CDS encoding carbamoyltransferase, with product MYTLGINAAYHDSAACLVRDGEVLAAAEEERFTRIKHGKRPVPFSAWELPYHAIDYCLAEAGILLRDVDHVAYSLAPHLLPGAQPGQDVVTLPLEPSARRRAAGTASPWDGLFRSYIVNAPRQLADGAPHHLAARFAGARQGHRFHWHFVEHHSAHEASAFLAAPFRRCAVLTMDGRGERTSTSYGVFDGLAYRRLRQVELPHSLGLLYERITRHLGFLHSSDEYKVMALASFGKPAYLLALRELLRADDAGGYRTEARELAPLLGPARQRGAPLEAVHCDIARSLQQVLEETVLRMARWLADASGERQLALAGGVALNCVMNTRLRDHGPFDAVWVQPAAGDAGTALGAALLVDREQGAQPLRRWSMQHAYWGPAYGEDEIRSLLEASGQPFRRMAEPAEEVAELLARGRIVAWFQGRMEFGPRALGARSILASPLDAGMQRRLNLLKDREDFRPVAPVVMEERAGDWFEAGRPGDGSAPFMLFVYRVRPERAARIPAVCHVDGTARVQTIRRKHNPAYYDLLAAFERRTGVPVLVNTSFNIRGEPIVCTPHDALACFWTSPLDALAIGPYLVTKPAAGTAP from the coding sequence ATGTACACCTTGGGAATCAATGCGGCGTACCACGACAGCGCCGCCTGCCTGGTGCGCGACGGCGAGGTGCTCGCGGCGGCCGAGGAAGAGCGCTTCACGCGGATCAAGCACGGCAAGAGACCGGTGCCGTTCTCGGCCTGGGAACTGCCGTACCACGCGATCGACTACTGCCTGGCCGAGGCCGGCATCCTGCTGCGCGACGTCGATCACGTGGCCTACTCGCTGGCACCGCACCTGCTGCCGGGCGCACAGCCGGGGCAGGACGTGGTGACGCTGCCGCTGGAGCCGTCGGCCCGCCGGCGCGCAGCCGGCACGGCATCGCCCTGGGACGGCCTGTTCCGCTCCTATATCGTCAACGCACCGCGCCAGCTCGCCGACGGCGCGCCGCATCACCTCGCCGCACGCTTCGCCGGCGCGCGCCAGGGGCATCGCTTTCACTGGCACTTCGTCGAGCATCACAGCGCCCACGAGGCCAGTGCCTTTCTCGCTGCCCCGTTCCGCCGCTGCGCGGTGCTGACCATGGACGGCCGCGGCGAGCGGACCAGCACCAGCTACGGCGTCTTCGACGGCCTTGCCTACCGCCGGCTGCGGCAGGTCGAGCTGCCGCACTCGCTCGGCCTGCTCTACGAGCGGATCACGCGCCATCTCGGTTTCCTCCATTCCTCCGACGAGTACAAGGTCATGGCGCTGGCCTCCTTCGGCAAGCCCGCGTACCTGCTGGCGCTGCGCGAGCTGTTACGCGCGGACGATGCGGGCGGCTACCGCACCGAGGCCAGGGAGCTGGCGCCGCTGTTGGGGCCGGCGCGCCAGCGGGGCGCGCCGCTGGAAGCGGTGCATTGCGACATCGCCCGCTCGCTGCAGCAGGTGCTCGAAGAGACCGTGCTGCGCATGGCGCGCTGGCTGGCGGACGCCTCGGGCGAACGGCAGCTTGCCTTGGCCGGCGGGGTGGCATTGAACTGCGTGATGAACACCCGCCTGCGTGACCACGGGCCGTTCGACGCGGTCTGGGTGCAGCCGGCCGCGGGCGATGCCGGCACGGCGCTCGGTGCGGCCTTGCTGGTGGACCGCGAGCAGGGCGCGCAGCCGCTGCGGCGCTGGTCCATGCAGCACGCCTATTGGGGACCTGCCTATGGGGAGGACGAGATCCGCAGCCTGCTGGAGGCCTCGGGGCAGCCGTTCCGGCGCATGGCGGAGCCCGCCGAGGAAGTGGCGGAGCTGCTGGCGCGGGGCCGCATCGTCGCATGGTTCCAGGGCCGCATGGAGTTCGGTCCGCGTGCGCTGGGCGCGCGCTCGATCCTGGCCTCGCCGCTCGACGCCGGCATGCAGCGGCGGCTGAACCTGCTCAAGGACCGCGAGGATTTCCGGCCGGTGGCGCCGGTTGTCATGGAGGAGCGCGCCGGGGACTGGTTCGAGGCCGGGCGTCCCGGCGACGGCAGCGCGCCCTTCATGCTCTTCGTCTACCGGGTCCGGCCCGAACGTGCCGCGCGCATCCCCGCCGTCTGCCATGTCGATGGCACGGCGCGGGTGCAGACGATCCGGCGCAAGCACAATCCGGCCTACTATGACCTGCTGGCGGCGTTCGAGCGGCGCACCGGCGTGCCGGTGCTGGTCAACACCTCGTTCAACATCCGCGGCGAGCCCATCGTCTGCACGCCGCACGATGCGCTGGCGTGCTTCTGGACCTCGCCGCTCGATGCTCTCGCCATCGGTCCCTACCTGGTGACCAAGCCGGCGGCGGGCACGGCGCCATGA
- a CDS encoding glycosyltransferase family 9 protein, translated as MTAPRLPAWADARRILCVRLDNLGDVLMTTPALAALRESAPGRRLTLLTSRGAAVLGGGLSDVAEVIAWNAPWSRTAAEAGSDIPAGTMVEQLSRQRFDAAVIFTVYSQNPLPAALLCLMAGIPLRLAYCRENAYALLTHWVEEREPARHSRHEVRRQLDLVATVQAHTADERLRYRVRAGERLSVRVALNRLLPGETGRGYLVAHPGASAASRRWPAERFGRAAALLAEASGMPVIVTGSEDEAPLVERVCATSASARVHAAAGRFRVGELAALIEGARLLVSNNSGPVHLACAVGTPVVALYALTNPQHTPWLTPHRTLFHDVPCRYCHSSVCAHGHHACLENVTAESAAAAGIELLRGGGSRGADAMPAAAAWTPLRPLATAAGPAPPDAAAMP; from the coding sequence ATGACGGCCCCGCGACTGCCTGCATGGGCGGACGCCCGCCGCATCCTGTGCGTACGGCTCGACAACCTGGGCGACGTGCTGATGACCACGCCCGCGTTGGCCGCCTTGCGTGAAAGCGCGCCCGGGAGACGCTTGACCTTGCTGACTTCCCGTGGCGCGGCGGTACTGGGCGGCGGCCTGTCCGATGTGGCCGAAGTGATCGCGTGGAACGCGCCATGGTCGCGCACGGCCGCCGAGGCAGGCTCCGATATCCCGGCCGGCACCATGGTCGAGCAGCTTTCCAGGCAGCGCTTCGATGCGGCCGTCATCTTCACCGTCTACAGCCAGAATCCCCTGCCGGCGGCATTGTTGTGCCTGATGGCCGGCATCCCTCTGCGGCTGGCGTACTGTCGCGAAAATGCCTATGCGCTCCTGACACATTGGGTCGAGGAGCGGGAACCGGCAAGGCATTCGCGCCACGAAGTGCGCCGCCAGCTCGACCTCGTGGCGACGGTGCAAGCGCACACCGCGGACGAGCGCCTGCGCTACCGGGTCCGTGCCGGCGAACGGCTCAGTGTCCGCGTGGCGCTCAACCGGCTGTTGCCAGGCGAGACCGGGCGGGGTTATCTCGTCGCCCATCCTGGCGCTTCGGCGGCCTCGAGGCGGTGGCCCGCGGAGCGCTTCGGCAGGGCCGCGGCGCTGTTGGCCGAGGCGAGCGGCATGCCGGTGATCGTGACCGGCAGCGAGGACGAGGCGCCGCTGGTGGAACGTGTCTGCGCGACATCCGCATCGGCACGCGTGCATGCCGCGGCCGGCCGTTTCCGCGTCGGCGAGCTGGCCGCGCTGATCGAAGGCGCACGCCTGCTGGTGTCGAACAACAGCGGTCCGGTCCATCTTGCCTGCGCGGTCGGCACGCCGGTGGTGGCTCTGTACGCGCTCACCAATCCGCAGCACACACCGTGGCTGACACCGCATCGCACCCTGTTCCACGACGTGCCATGCCGGTACTGCCATAGCAGCGTCTGCGCCCACGGACACCATGCCTGCCTGGAGAACGTGACGGCGGAGAGCGCCGCCGCCGCGGGCATCGAACTGCTGCGCGGGGGCGGTTCGCGGGGCGCCGACGCCATGCCTGCGGCTGCGGCGTGGACCCCGCTGCGCCCGCTCGCCACGGCAGCCGGGCCGGCCCCGCCCGATGCGGCGGCCATGCCTTGA
- a CDS encoding D-glycero-alpha-D-manno-heptose-1,7-bisphosphate 7-phosphatase, whose translation MALADRDADRHADRHAGAVLLDKDGTLIEDVPYNADPRRIRLAPHAATALRCLGATGMPLVVVSNQPGVALGCFRSESLVLVQQRLAELFRANGARLDGFFYCPHHPDGRLPGLRARCLCRKPAPGMLLQAAAWLHFDLKHSWMIGDILDDIEAGRRAGCTTILVDNGNETEWRIDSWREPDYTVQDLDMAARLVERAGRPGAGPGGEQP comes from the coding sequence ATGGCCCTAGCCGACCGTGATGCCGACCGTCATGCCGACCGCCACGCGGGCGCCGTGCTGCTCGACAAGGACGGCACGCTGATCGAAGACGTGCCCTACAACGCCGACCCGCGGCGGATCCGCCTGGCGCCGCACGCGGCCACCGCGCTGCGCTGCCTGGGCGCCACGGGGATGCCGCTGGTGGTGGTGTCGAACCAGCCCGGGGTCGCGCTGGGATGCTTCCGCAGCGAATCCCTGGTGCTGGTCCAGCAGCGGCTGGCCGAGCTGTTCCGCGCCAACGGCGCGCGGCTGGACGGCTTTTTCTATTGTCCGCACCATCCCGATGGACGGCTGCCGGGCCTGCGCGCGCGTTGCCTGTGCCGCAAGCCGGCGCCGGGGATGCTGCTGCAAGCGGCGGCGTGGCTGCATTTCGACCTGAAGCACTCATGGATGATCGGTGACATTCTCGACGACATCGAGGCCGGGCGGCGCGCCGGCTGCACCACGATCCTGGTCGACAACGGCAACGAGACCGAGTGGCGCATCGATTCGTGGCGGGAGCCGGACTATACCGTGCAGGATCTCGACATGGCTGCGCGCCTGGTCGAGCGCGCCGGCAGGCCGGGTGCCGGGCCGGGCGGGGAGCAACCATGA
- a CDS encoding SDR family oxidoreductase: protein MTHERTDLREKVYLVTGGGGGLGTAICAQLHACGAGVVVLDREAGRAQRCAERLSAGSVAGGWPLVYPMHLDVCDAAGVDAALADVVEHCGHIDGVINNAAIDITLPVDEISPQSWLRVLMTNLYGPYLMAHGVVPMLKARGGGDIVNIASTASCRAWPNASAYHASKWGLLGMSHALHAELRPFGIRVSAIIAGGMRTPFLLERFPEIDPAVLQAPEHVAQAVIFALTQPQGSVIPELMVLPMRETSWP, encoded by the coding sequence ATGACGCACGAGCGGACGGATTTGCGCGAGAAGGTCTATCTGGTGACGGGCGGCGGCGGCGGGCTGGGGACGGCCATCTGCGCACAGTTGCACGCCTGTGGTGCCGGCGTGGTGGTGTTGGACCGGGAAGCCGGGCGGGCGCAGCGATGTGCCGAGCGCCTGTCGGCCGGATCGGTCGCCGGCGGCTGGCCCCTGGTGTACCCGATGCATCTCGATGTCTGCGACGCGGCCGGCGTCGACGCGGCGCTGGCGGACGTGGTCGAGCACTGCGGACACATCGACGGCGTGATCAACAACGCGGCCATCGACATCACGCTGCCGGTCGACGAGATTTCGCCGCAGAGCTGGCTGCGCGTGCTGATGACGAACCTCTACGGCCCGTACCTGATGGCGCACGGCGTGGTGCCGATGCTGAAGGCACGCGGCGGCGGGGATATCGTCAACATCGCCTCGACGGCGTCGTGCCGCGCCTGGCCCAATGCGTCGGCCTACCATGCCAGCAAATGGGGCCTGCTCGGCATGTCCCATGCCCTGCATGCGGAGCTGCGTCCCTTCGGCATCCGGGTCAGCGCCATCATCGCGGGCGGCATGCGCACGCCATTCCTGCTGGAACGCTTCCCCGAAATCGATCCGGCCGTGCTGCAGGCACCGGAACACGTGGCGCAGGCGGTCATCTTCGCGCTCACCCAGCCGCAAGGCTCGGTGATCCCGGAGCTGATGGTCCTGCCGATGCGGGAGACGTCATGGCCCTAG
- a CDS encoding DUF3008 family protein has protein sequence MPARSKAQQIAAGVALSARRGKKTVGKLKGASKSMYASMSEKELAKMASTPHKGKPRHVKDKAWFIASFAMQWSSAVAA, from the coding sequence ATGCCAGCCAGGTCCAAGGCGCAGCAGATCGCGGCCGGCGTTGCCTTGTCGGCCAGGCGCGGCAAGAAGACGGTCGGCAAACTGAAAGGCGCGTCGAAGTCGATGTACGCGTCGATGTCCGAAAAGGAACTCGCCAAGATGGCCTCGACCCCGCACAAGGGCAAGCCCAGGCATGTCAAGGACAAGGCCTGGTTCATTGCGTCGTTCGCAATGCAATGGAGCAGCGCCGTGGCGGCGTGA
- a CDS encoding glycosyltransferase family 4 protein, producing the protein MRRIALISEHASPLASAGNVDSGGQNIYVAQIARHLGRLGYAVDIFTRKDKALLPAEVEMAPNVTVIHVPAGPAVQIAKERLLPYMAEFGEFVASVVGARPGEYLALHANFFMSGQAALQVRQRHAIPLVTTFHALGKIRRMYQGDADGFPDERFAIEERLVRESDCVIAECAQDRHDLLSLYDAAAERIETIPCGFDLAEFSPLPRQAARRALGWPPHDFVLLQLGRLVPRKGIDNVVRALARMRQRDGLPARLYIVGGNSVRPSTTATPEIGRLRDIAASEGVANHVTFVGRRERAALRQYYCAADVFVTTPWYEPFGITPVEAMACAVPVIGSAVGGIRSTVVDGRTGFLVPPNDPDALAERALRLASQPSLAEKMGMAGWRRAQSHFTWADVACRLAAVYERLSGAAGRPPVLPKRAVA; encoded by the coding sequence ATGCGAAGGATTGCCCTCATCAGCGAGCATGCCTCGCCGCTGGCAAGCGCCGGCAACGTCGACAGCGGCGGCCAGAACATCTACGTGGCGCAGATTGCGCGCCACCTTGGCCGCCTGGGCTATGCGGTCGACATCTTCACCCGCAAGGACAAGGCCTTGTTGCCGGCAGAGGTGGAGATGGCGCCGAACGTCACCGTCATCCATGTACCGGCCGGTCCGGCAGTGCAGATCGCCAAGGAACGCCTGCTGCCTTACATGGCGGAGTTCGGCGAATTCGTCGCCAGCGTGGTGGGCGCGCGTCCCGGCGAATACCTGGCACTGCATGCCAATTTCTTCATGTCCGGCCAGGCCGCGCTGCAGGTCCGCCAGCGCCATGCCATTCCGCTCGTGACGACATTCCATGCGCTGGGCAAGATCCGCCGCATGTACCAAGGGGACGCGGACGGCTTCCCCGACGAACGCTTCGCCATCGAGGAACGCCTGGTGCGCGAGAGCGACTGCGTCATCGCGGAATGCGCGCAGGATCGCCACGACCTGCTTTCCCTGTACGACGCGGCCGCCGAGCGCATCGAGACCATCCCCTGCGGCTTCGACCTGGCCGAATTCTCGCCGCTGCCGCGCCAGGCCGCGCGCCGCGCGCTGGGCTGGCCGCCACACGACTTCGTGCTGCTCCAGCTGGGCCGGCTGGTGCCGCGCAAGGGCATCGACAACGTGGTGCGCGCGCTGGCCCGCATGCGGCAGCGCGACGGCTTGCCGGCGCGCCTCTACATCGTCGGCGGCAATTCCGTGCGGCCGAGCACGACCGCCACGCCGGAGATCGGCCGCCTGCGCGACATCGCCGCATCCGAAGGCGTGGCGAACCACGTCACATTCGTCGGCCGGCGCGAACGGGCGGCCCTGCGCCAGTACTACTGCGCCGCCGACGTCTTCGTCACCACGCCGTGGTACGAGCCCTTCGGCATCACTCCGGTGGAGGCCATGGCCTGCGCGGTACCGGTGATCGGTTCCGCTGTCGGCGGCATCCGCTCGACCGTCGTCGACGGCCGCACCGGCTTCCTGGTGCCGCCGAATGATCCGGATGCGCTGGCCGAACGCGCGCTCCGCCTCGCCAGCCAGCCGAGCCTGGCCGAGAAGATGGGCATGGCCGGCTGGCGGCGCGCGCAGTCCCACTTTACCTGGGCGGACGTGGCGTGCCGCCTCGCGGCGGTCTACGAGCGCCTGTCCGGCGCCGCAGGGCGGCCGCCCGTGCTACCGAAGCGGGCCGTGGCCTGA
- a CDS encoding UDP-glucuronic acid decarboxylase family protein, with protein sequence MCPHPTTRVLVTGGAGFLGSHLCERLVEAGHDVLCVDNLCTGSKANIAHLLGTGNFEWMRHDITFPLYVEVDQIYNLACPASPLHYQRDPVQTTKTSVHGAINMLGLAKRTKARILQASTSEVYGDPAQHPQPEHYWGNVNPCGPRACYDEGKRCAETLFMDYRRQHAVDVRIARIFNTFGPRMQFGDGRVVSNLIVQALAGEPLTLHGDGRQTRSFCYVDDLVDGLIRLMSLTSAPAQPVNLGNPTEHTMLELAQRVLNVTGSGSPIAWCPLPVDDPRQRCPDIAVAIERLQWRPTVELDEGLRRTVDDFRRRLAAAGTGSPPPARIEHRPGPRPATARVANVAPD encoded by the coding sequence ATGTGCCCGCACCCGACCACACGCGTCCTCGTCACCGGCGGCGCCGGCTTCCTCGGTTCGCATCTCTGCGAGCGGCTGGTGGAAGCCGGCCACGACGTGCTCTGCGTCGACAATCTTTGCACCGGCAGCAAGGCGAACATCGCCCACCTGCTCGGGACTGGCAATTTCGAGTGGATGCGGCACGACATCACGTTTCCGCTCTACGTGGAAGTCGACCAGATCTACAACCTGGCCTGCCCGGCCTCGCCCTTGCACTATCAGCGGGACCCGGTACAGACCACCAAGACCAGCGTGCACGGCGCCATCAACATGCTCGGCCTTGCCAAGCGGACCAAGGCCCGCATCCTGCAGGCCTCGACCAGCGAGGTCTACGGCGATCCGGCGCAGCACCCCCAGCCGGAGCACTATTGGGGCAACGTCAACCCGTGCGGGCCACGCGCCTGCTATGACGAGGGCAAGCGCTGCGCGGAGACGCTATTCATGGACTACCGGCGCCAGCATGCGGTGGACGTGCGCATCGCGCGCATCTTCAACACATTCGGCCCGCGCATGCAGTTCGGCGACGGGCGGGTGGTGTCCAACCTGATCGTCCAGGCCCTGGCCGGCGAGCCGCTGACGCTGCACGGCGACGGCAGGCAGACGCGCTCGTTCTGCTATGTGGACGACCTGGTGGATGGCCTGATACGGCTGATGTCCTTGACCAGCGCGCCGGCCCAGCCGGTCAACCTGGGCAACCCGACGGAGCACACCATGCTGGAGCTGGCGCAGCGCGTGCTGAACGTGACCGGCTCCGGCTCGCCGATCGCCTGGTGCCCCCTGCCGGTGGACGATCCGCGCCAGCGCTGCCCCGATATCGCGGTGGCCATCGAGCGCCTGCAATGGCGGCCGACGGTCGAGCTGGACGAGGGGCTGCGCCGCACGGTCGACGATTTCCGCCGGCGCCTGGCTGCCGCGGGTACCGGCTCGCCGCCGCCCGCGCGCATCGAGCACCGGCCCGGCCCGCGCCCCGCCACGGCCCGCGTCGCCAACGTGGCGCCGGACTAG